Proteins encoded in a region of the Streptomyces violaceoruber genome:
- a CDS encoding response regulator, producing the protein MSAPIRVVICDDQALIRTGLATIVDAQPDLEVVGECGDGQTGVDLARELRPDVVVMDIRMPVLDGLEATRLLAGAGVAHPVKVLVVTTFNLDEYVYEALRAGASGFLLKDAPPDRLLHGIRTVAMGAALLDPDVTRRLVGRYAARIRPAEGTARDIPLTPRETEVLRLIADGLSNSEIAAALVISPETVKTFVSRILTKLDLRDRVQAVVFAYRHGLVT; encoded by the coding sequence ATGAGCGCGCCGATCCGGGTCGTGATCTGCGACGACCAGGCACTCATCCGCACCGGGCTCGCGACGATCGTCGACGCCCAGCCCGACCTCGAGGTGGTCGGCGAGTGCGGGGACGGGCAGACCGGGGTCGACCTGGCCCGCGAACTGCGGCCGGACGTCGTGGTGATGGACATCCGCATGCCGGTGCTCGACGGCCTGGAGGCCACCCGCCTGCTCGCCGGTGCCGGAGTGGCGCACCCCGTCAAGGTGCTCGTGGTGACGACGTTCAACCTGGACGAGTACGTCTACGAGGCGTTGCGCGCGGGCGCCAGCGGCTTCCTGCTCAAGGACGCGCCCCCGGACCGGCTGCTGCACGGCATCCGCACCGTGGCCATGGGCGCGGCGCTGCTCGACCCCGATGTGACGCGCCGCCTCGTGGGCCGGTACGCGGCCCGGATCCGCCCCGCCGAGGGCACCGCGCGGGACATTCCGCTGACCCCCCGGGAGACGGAGGTCCTGCGCCTGATCGCGGACGGGCTGTCCAACAGCGAGATCGCCGCGGCCCTCGTGATCAGCCCCGAGACCGTCAAGACCTTCGTCTCCCGCATCCTCACCAAACTCGACCTGCGCGACCGCGTCCAGGCGGTCGTCTTCGCCTACCGCCACGGGCTGGTGACCTGA
- a CDS encoding sensor histidine kinase: MIDRRRVLELWRRLDVTVRDLPLGVLLLVASLLPSLRGQGTEIGGLPTRPADALAGVAAVLQSIPLAVRRRWTLLCLTLVSLGFALDQLRAYHLFAGAALPIVLINAGSHQEKYRRATQVTATLGYVAMAVGLNARGGDETLVEYVTFYLVLALAWGIGAWMRSARAAEAERRSRVAEDARNAERTRIARELHDVVTHHVTAMVVQSEAARYLTAAPERLDESLAAVSDTGRRAITDLRHLLDLLNPDHGTAEPRTPPVGRVLTLVEQTRRAGQPVEFTEEGTPAAATGSSDLVAYRVVQEALTNALKYDHGGRTSVLVRHGEREITVEVGTDGSGSGAASPGGSGRGLAGLRERVDVLGGEFSTDRPADGGFVVRARIPGGSGGSTA, from the coding sequence GTGATCGATCGACGACGGGTCCTGGAGCTGTGGCGTCGACTCGACGTCACGGTCCGGGACCTCCCGCTCGGGGTGCTGCTGCTCGTCGCGTCGCTGCTGCCGTCGCTCCGCGGTCAGGGCACGGAGATCGGCGGCCTGCCGACCCGCCCCGCCGACGCGCTGGCCGGGGTGGCGGCCGTCCTCCAGTCCATCCCCCTGGCCGTGCGCCGGCGGTGGACGCTCCTCTGCCTCACCCTGGTCTCGCTCGGCTTCGCCCTCGACCAACTGCGCGCCTACCACCTGTTCGCGGGCGCCGCGCTCCCGATCGTGCTGATCAACGCGGGCTCCCACCAGGAGAAGTACCGGCGTGCCACGCAGGTCACCGCCACCCTCGGGTACGTGGCCATGGCCGTCGGGCTGAACGCGCGCGGCGGCGACGAGACGCTGGTCGAGTACGTGACGTTCTATCTGGTCCTCGCCCTGGCCTGGGGCATCGGCGCGTGGATGCGCTCCGCGCGGGCCGCGGAGGCCGAACGCCGCAGCCGGGTCGCCGAGGACGCCCGCAACGCCGAACGGACCCGCATCGCCCGCGAGTTGCACGACGTCGTGACCCACCACGTGACGGCGATGGTCGTGCAGTCCGAGGCGGCCCGGTACCTGACCGCCGCGCCCGAGCGCCTCGACGAGAGTCTGGCCGCGGTCAGCGACACCGGCCGGCGGGCCATCACCGACCTGCGGCACCTGCTCGACCTCCTCAACCCCGACCACGGCACCGCCGAGCCCAGGACACCACCCGTCGGCCGGGTGCTCACGCTGGTCGAGCAGACCCGCCGGGCCGGGCAGCCGGTGGAGTTCACCGAGGAGGGCACCCCGGCGGCGGCCACCGGCAGCTCCGACCTCGTGGCCTACCGTGTCGTCCAGGAGGCCCTGACCAACGCCCTCAAGTACGACCACGGCGGCAGGACCTCGGTCCTGGTGCGGCACGGGGAACGGGAGATCACGGTGGAGGTCGGCACGGACGGCTCCGGCTCGGGGGCCGCGTCCCCCGGCGGCAGCGGGCGGGGGCTGGCGGGCCTGCGGGAGCGGGTCGACGTACTGGGCGGCGAGTTCAGCACCGACCGCCCGGCGGACGGCGGCTTCGTGGTCCGGGCCCGGATACCCGGCGGGAGCGGGGGAAGCACGGCATGA